In one window of Calypte anna isolate BGI_N300 chromosome 27, bCalAnn1_v1.p, whole genome shotgun sequence DNA:
- the ORMDL3 gene encoding ORM1-like protein 3 isoform X4, with product MNVGTAHSEVNPNTRVMNSRGIWLSYILGIGLLHVILLSIPFFSVPVVWTLTNIIHNMSMYIFLHTVKGTPFETPDQGKARLLTHWEQMDYGVQFTASRKFLTIMPIVLYFLTSFYTKYDRIHFIINTISLMSVLIPKLPQFHGVRIFGINKY from the exons ATGAACGTGGGAACAGCCCACAGTGAGGTGAACCCCAACACCCGTGTCATGAACAGCCGGGGCATCTGGTTGTCCTACATCCTTGGGATTGGCCTGCTGCATGTCATCCTCCTCAGCATCCCCTTCTTCAGTGTCCCTGTGGTTTGGACTCTTACCAACATCATCCACAACATG AGCATGTACATCTTCCTCCATACCGTGAAGGGAACTCCCTTCGAGACTCCGGACCAGGGGAAGGCTCGGCTGCTGACACACTGGGAGCAGATGGATTACGGCGTGCAGTTCACTGCCTCCCGCAAGTTCCTCACCATCATGCCCATCGTCCT GTATTTTCTAACCAGCTTTTACACAAAGTATGACCGGATACACTTCATCATCAACACCATCTCCCTCATGAGTGTCCTGATCCCCAAACTGCCTCAGTTTCATGGAGTCCGGATCTTTGGGATCAACAAGTACTGA
- the ORMDL3 gene encoding ORM1-like protein 3 isoform X3, which translates to MGFQGCLFDTRANMNVGTAHSEVNPNTRVMNSRGIWLSYILGIGLLHVILLSIPFFSVPVVWTLTNIIHNMSMYIFLHTVKGTPFETPDQGKARLLTHWEQMDYGVQFTASRKFLTIMPIVLYFLTSFYTKYDRIHFIINTISLMSVLIPKLPQFHGVRIFGINKY; encoded by the exons ATGGGG TTTCAGGGGTGCCTGTTTGACACGAGAGCCAACATGAACGTGGGAACAGCCCACAGTGAGGTGAACCCCAACACCCGTGTCATGAACAGCCGGGGCATCTGGTTGTCCTACATCCTTGGGATTGGCCTGCTGCATGTCATCCTCCTCAGCATCCCCTTCTTCAGTGTCCCTGTGGTTTGGACTCTTACCAACATCATCCACAACATG AGCATGTACATCTTCCTCCATACCGTGAAGGGAACTCCCTTCGAGACTCCGGACCAGGGGAAGGCTCGGCTGCTGACACACTGGGAGCAGATGGATTACGGCGTGCAGTTCACTGCCTCCCGCAAGTTCCTCACCATCATGCCCATCGTCCT GTATTTTCTAACCAGCTTTTACACAAAGTATGACCGGATACACTTCATCATCAACACCATCTCCCTCATGAGTGTCCTGATCCCCAAACTGCCTCAGTTTCATGGAGTCCGGATCTTTGGGATCAACAAGTACTGA
- the LRRC3C gene encoding leucine-rich repeat-containing protein 3C, which translates to MPAADQVLLHSVTMWLLLQSLLLASCLHLAATFPKGCYPSEEEGLKTFRCSNAQLTEVPRDIPNDTNKLYLDSNRIPFLPHDAFRDLPLLLELDLSHNSIASVESGAFRGLAEHLHSLDLSSNRLVSISKDAFSNLKAKVNLSNNPWLCDCRLQELIRAVDLVVGSSSGIVCHSSVQEEHVGKAFLQVMADTDFCNVYKKTTDIAMLVTMFGWFAMVISYLVYYVRQNQEDARRHLEYLKSLPSKQRRSEESSTISTVV; encoded by the coding sequence ATGCCAGCAGCTGATCAGGTCCTGCTCCACTCGGTGACCATgtggctgctcctgcagagcctcCTCCTGGCCTCCTGCCTCCACCTGGCTGCCACCTTTCCCAAGGGCTGTTACCCCTCGGAAGAGGAGGGGCTGAAGACTTTTCGCTGCAGCAACGCTCAACTGACAGAGGTCCCCCGGGACATCCCCAATGACACCAACAAGCTCTACCTGGACTCCAACCGAATCCCATTCCTGCCCCACGATGCCTTCCGGGATCTCCCgctcctgctggagctggaTCTGTCCCACAACTCCATCGCCAGCGTCGAGAGCGGGGCGTTCCGGGGCCTGGCAGAGCACCTGCACTCCCTGGATTTGTCTTCCAACAGGCTGGTGTCAATCAGTAAAGATGCCTTTAGCAACCTGAAGGCCAAGGTCAACCTTTCCAACAACCCCTGGCTGTGTGACTGTCGGCTGCAGGAGCTGATCCGTGCTGTGGACCTGGTGGTCGGCTCCTCCAGCGGCATCGTCTGCCACTCCTCGGTGCAGGAGGAGCACGTTGGCAAAGCTTTCCTGCAGGTGATGGCTGACACAGACTTCTGCAACGTGTACAAAAAGACCACGGACATTGCCATGCTGGTCACCATGTTCGGCTGGTTCGCCATGGTGATCTCCTACCTGGTCTACTACGTGCGGCAGAACCAGGAGGACGCCCGGCGGCACCTGGAGTATCTCAAGTCCCTGCCCAGCAAGCAGCGGAGGTCGGAGGAGTCATCCACCATCAGCACCGTGGTGTGA
- the ORMDL3 gene encoding ORM1-like protein 3 isoform X2, whose product MTVCTLPLTTAGTFPLLGWTPSNVSTVLTFTLSLFQGCLFDTRANMNVGTAHSEVNPNTRVMNSRGIWLSYILGIGLLHVILLSIPFFSVPVVWTLTNIIHNMSMYIFLHTVKGTPFETPDQGKARLLTHWEQMDYGVQFTASRKFLTIMPIVLYFLTSFYTKYDRIHFIINTISLMSVLIPKLPQFHGVRIFGINKY is encoded by the exons ATGACAGTCTGTACTTTGCCTCTGACCACAGCTGGGACTTTTCCCCTCCTTGGATGGACACCATCCAACGTCAGCACAGTCCTGACCTTCACACTCAGTCTG TTTCAGGGGTGCCTGTTTGACACGAGAGCCAACATGAACGTGGGAACAGCCCACAGTGAGGTGAACCCCAACACCCGTGTCATGAACAGCCGGGGCATCTGGTTGTCCTACATCCTTGGGATTGGCCTGCTGCATGTCATCCTCCTCAGCATCCCCTTCTTCAGTGTCCCTGTGGTTTGGACTCTTACCAACATCATCCACAACATG AGCATGTACATCTTCCTCCATACCGTGAAGGGAACTCCCTTCGAGACTCCGGACCAGGGGAAGGCTCGGCTGCTGACACACTGGGAGCAGATGGATTACGGCGTGCAGTTCACTGCCTCCCGCAAGTTCCTCACCATCATGCCCATCGTCCT GTATTTTCTAACCAGCTTTTACACAAAGTATGACCGGATACACTTCATCATCAACACCATCTCCCTCATGAGTGTCCTGATCCCCAAACTGCCTCAGTTTCATGGAGTCCGGATCTTTGGGATCAACAAGTACTGA
- the PSMD3 gene encoding 26S proteasome non-ATPase regulatory subunit 3, translating into MKQEGASRRRGDKAKAPPDGPPPAPPDVEMQEETATAAAEGTGERQPQRELDAITLEDIKEHVKQLEKAVSGKEPRYVLRALRALPSTSRRLNSNVLHKAITGFFTSNSTTRDFLLGFLEESMDTEAELQFRPRTGKAASAPLLPEVETYLQLLLVIHLMNSKRYPEAQKVSDELMQKISSQNRRALDLVVAKCYYYHSRIYEFLNKLDVVRSFLHARLRTATLRHDADGQATLLNLLLRNYLHYNLYDQAEKLVSKSVFPEQANNNEWARYLYYTGRIKAIQLEYSEARRTMTNALRKAPQHTAVGFKQTVHKLLIVVELLLGEIPDRLQFRQPSLKRSLMPYFLLTQAVRTGNLAKFNQVLDQFGDKFQADGTYTLIIRLRHNVIKTGVRMISLSYSRISLADIAQKLQLDSPEDAEFIVAKAIRDGVIEASINHEKGYVQSKEMIDIYSTREPQLAFHQRISFCLDIHNMSVKAMRFPPKSYNKDLESAEERREREQQDLEFAKEMAEDDDDGFP; encoded by the exons ATGAAGCAGGAGGGAGCGTCCCGCCGCCGCGGCGACAAGGCCAAAGCCCCCCCCGATGGGCCACCGCCTGCCCCCCCGGACGTCGAGATGCAAGAGGAGACGGCGACGGCGGCGGCCGAGGGGACCGGGGAGCGGCAGCCGCAGCGGGAGCTTGACGCCATCACGTtggagg ATATCAAGGAGCACgtgaagcagctggaaaaggccGTGTCGGGGAAGGAGCCACGCTATGTCCTGCGGGCCCTGCGGGCACTGCCCTCCACCTCCCGCAGACTCAACTCCAACGTTCTCCACAAAGCCATCACGGGCTTCTTCACCTCCAACAGCACCACCCGGGATTTCCTCCTCGGCTTCCTGGAGGAG TCCATGgacacagaagcagagctgcagttccGCCCACGGACGGGGAAGGCGGCTTCAGCCCCACTCCTGCCAGAAGTGGAGACCtacctccagctcctgctggtcaTCCACCTGATGAACAGCAAGCGGTACCCAGAG GCTCAGAAAGTGTCCGATGAGCTGATGCAGAAGATCAGTTCCCAAAACCGCCGGGCCCTTGACCTGGTGGTGGCAAAATGTTATTATTACCACTCCCGGATCTATGAATTCCTGAACAAACTCGACGTGGTCAGGAG CTTCCTGCACGCCCGGTTACGGACGGCCACGCTGCGCCACGATGCTGATGGTCAGGCCACCCTCCTGAACCTGCTGCTGAGGAACTATCTCCACTACAACCTCTACGACCAAGCAGAAAAACTCGTTTCCAAGTCGGTGTTTCCTGAACAGGCCAACAACAACGAGTGGGCTCGGTACCTCTACTACACAG GGAGGATCAAGGCCATCCAGCTGGAGTACTCGGAGGCGCGCAGGACCATGACCAACGCCCTGCGGAAGGCACCGCAGCACACGGCCGTGGGCTTCAAGCAGACG GTGCACAAGCTGCTGATCgtggtggagctgctgctgggggagatCCCGGACAGGCTCCAGTTCCGACAGCCGTCCCTCAAGCGCTCGCTTATGCCCTATTTCCTCCTGACTCAGG CCGTCAGGACAGGGAACCTGGCCAAGTTCAACCAAGTCCTTGATCAGTTTGGGGATAAGTTTCAGGCTGATGGCACCTACACCCTGATCATCCGGCTGAGACACAATGTCATCAAGACAG GTGTCAGGATGATCAGCCTCTCCTACTCCCGCATCTCCCTGGCTGACATTGCCCAGAAACTGCAGCTGGACAGTCCAGAGGATGCAGAGTTCATTGTCGCCAAG GCCATCCGGGACGGTGTCATTGAGGCCAGCATCAACCACGAGAAGGGCTACGTCCAGTCCAAGGAGATGATTGACATCTACTCCACCCGTGAGCCCCAGCTGGCCTTCCACCAGCGCATCTCCTTCTGCCTCGACATCCACAACATGTCTGTCAAG gccATGAGATTCCCTCCCAAATCTTACAACAAGGACTTGGAATCTGCAGAG GAGCGCCGGGAGCGtgagcagcaggacctggagTTTGCCAAGGAGATGGCAGAGGACGATGACGACGGTTTCCCATGA
- the GSDMA gene encoding gasdermin-A isoform X2 — translation MFKKVTQAVVNQLDPRGDLVPVHSILDHEHFRTFCLVRRKRKSAFCPSPGYTQAWYSLEDVLLPGEDEKSPGSLLSPSPGAEALSQFTVKQSITDSIDGSLSIHLDSTSAELGGAVSLSRGLDIKLEKSHVPMQILEALKKERKLNQNHSFIQQLQKTKQNLYVVHEAIAASEETSYEESTGAEGSFMAQLYAKFCAKGSRKNIQSITIPKGCTLAFKAIQLAIRGGSWDLQHFSETPKRSIFYSDGFSRGKLGALEAEVKQNCEILSQSHDQSLTILKAIKAVMRDRNLFQELMQKVSKVLPAARICKDRVIHGHTSCPSSPVSCATTTQPKILHSAQLSALHPHTQRCSGQSQLLKYVLNVA, via the exons ATGTTTAAGAAAGTCACCCAGGCTGTGGTGAATCAGCTGGATCCCAGGGGAGATCTGGTCCCAGTCCACAGCATCTTGGACCACGAACACTTCAGAACCTTCTGCCtagtgagaaggaaaaggaaatctgCATTCTGCCCATCCCCTGGCTACACACAGGCGTGGTACAGCCTCGAGGAcgtgctgctgccaggagaggaTGAGAAAAGCCCAG ggtccctcctctcccccagcccaggggctgaAGCCCTGAGCCAGTTCACAGTCAAACAAAGCATCACTGACAGCATCGATGGCAGCCTCAGCATCCACCTGGACAgcaccagtgctgagctgggaggagCTGTGTCCCTGTCCAGAGGGTTGGACATCAAGCTGGAGAAGAGCCACGTCCCCATGCAAATACTGGAGgccttgaaaaaagaaag AAAGCTGAACCAGAACCACTCCTTCATTCAacaactgcagaaaacaaagcagaatttgtATGTGGTTCATGAAGCCATAGCAGCCTCAGAGGAGACCAGCTATGAGGAGTCCACTGGGGCAGAGGGGAGCTTCATGGCCCAGCTTTATGCCAAGTTCTGTGCAAAG GGCAGCAGAAAGAACATCCAAAGCATAACCATCCCCAAGGGCTGCACCCTGGCCTTCAAGGCAATCCAGCTGGCCATAAGAGGTGGATCGTGGG ATCTGCAGCATTTCTCTGAAACACCAAAGAGATCCATATTCTACTCTGATG gtTTCTCACGAGGAAAATTAGGAGCACTGGAGGCAGAAGTTAAACAGAACTGTGAAATCCTCTCCCAGTCTCATGATCAGTCCCTCACAATCTTAAAAGCCATCAAAGCTGTGATGAGAGACAGGAACCTCTTTCAAGAACTGATGCAGAAAGTAAGCAAAGTTCTTCCTGCTGCCAGGATTTGTAAAGACAGAGTCATCCATGGTCACACCTCCTGCCCCTCGAGTCCTGTCTCCTGTGCCACAACCACCCAGCCAAAAATCCTTCACTCAGCCCAGCTGTCTGCTCTCCATCCCCACACACAAAGGTGCTCAGGACAGAGTCAACTGCTGAAATATGTCCTGAATGTAGCCTGA
- the CSF3 gene encoding granulocyte colony-stimulating factor — protein sequence MCTLTRGLALLLLGVLLWRALDGAPLGELSGDQDFQLFLHKNLEFTRKIKGDVAMLQQVVCDTFQLCKEEELLLVRQDLGITQTPLEQCHSRTFQAEVCLSQLRDGLRAYHSSLAAILELLPEHAGLVEALQLDTANLSSNIQQQMEDLGLATVTYPTKDQGSLSAFSSHFHHQVGGFFILANFQRFLETAYRALRHLAHL from the exons ATGTGCACCCTCACCC GCGgactggcactgctgctgctgggtgtgcTGCTGTGGCGGGCGCTGGATGGAGCACCTCTGGGTGAGCTCTCAGGGGACCAGGACTTCCAACTCTTCCTGCACAAGAACCTCGAATTCACCCGCAAGATCAAGGGGGATGTGGCCATGCTGCAGCAGGTGGTG TGTGACACCTTCCAGCTGTGCaaggaggaagagctgctgctggtgcgGCAGGACCTGGGCATCACGCAGACACCGCTGGAGCAGTGCCACAGCCGCACCTTCCAGGCG GAGGTTTGCCTCAGCCAGCTCCGTGATGGGCTCCGTGCCTACCACAGCTCCCTCGCTGccatcctggagctgctgccagaacACGCCGGGCTGGTGGAGGCCTTGCAGCTGGACACTGCCAACCTCTCCTCCAACATCCAGCAGCAG ATGGAGGACCTGGGCCTGGCCACAGTGACGTACCCCACCAAGGACCAGGGGTCCCTCTCCGCCTTCTCCTCCCACTTCCACCACCAGGTCGGTGGCTTCTTCATCCTGGCCAACTTCCAGCGGTTCCTGGAGACAGCGTACCGGGCGCTGCGGCACCTTGCCCACCTCTGA
- the ORMDL3 gene encoding ORM1-like protein 3 isoform X1 gives MTVCTLPLTTAGTFPLLGWTPSNVSTVLTFTLSLYCLENSVFLPHGSCSFQFQGCLFDTRANMNVGTAHSEVNPNTRVMNSRGIWLSYILGIGLLHVILLSIPFFSVPVVWTLTNIIHNMSMYIFLHTVKGTPFETPDQGKARLLTHWEQMDYGVQFTASRKFLTIMPIVLYFLTSFYTKYDRIHFIINTISLMSVLIPKLPQFHGVRIFGINKY, from the exons ATGACAGTCTGTACTTTGCCTCTGACCACAGCTGGGACTTTTCCCCTCCTTGGATGGACACCATCCAACGTCAGCACAGTCCTGACCTTCACACTCAGTCTG tATTGTTTAGAAAACTCTGTATTCCTCCCACATGGCAGCTGTTCTTTCCAG TTTCAGGGGTGCCTGTTTGACACGAGAGCCAACATGAACGTGGGAACAGCCCACAGTGAGGTGAACCCCAACACCCGTGTCATGAACAGCCGGGGCATCTGGTTGTCCTACATCCTTGGGATTGGCCTGCTGCATGTCATCCTCCTCAGCATCCCCTTCTTCAGTGTCCCTGTGGTTTGGACTCTTACCAACATCATCCACAACATG AGCATGTACATCTTCCTCCATACCGTGAAGGGAACTCCCTTCGAGACTCCGGACCAGGGGAAGGCTCGGCTGCTGACACACTGGGAGCAGATGGATTACGGCGTGCAGTTCACTGCCTCCCGCAAGTTCCTCACCATCATGCCCATCGTCCT GTATTTTCTAACCAGCTTTTACACAAAGTATGACCGGATACACTTCATCATCAACACCATCTCCCTCATGAGTGTCCTGATCCCCAAACTGCCTCAGTTTCATGGAGTCCGGATCTTTGGGATCAACAAGTACTGA
- the GSDMA gene encoding gasdermin-A isoform X1 yields the protein MFKKVTQAVVNQLDPRGDLVPVHSILDHEHFRTFCLVRRKRKSAFCPSPGYTQAWYSLEDVLLPGEDEKSPGSLLSPSPGAEALSQFTVKQSITDSIDGSLSIHLDSTSAELGGAVSLSRGLDIKLEKSHVPMQILEALKKERKLNQNHSFIQQLQKTKQNLYVVHEAIAASEETSYEESTGAEGSFMAQLYAKFCAKGSRKNIQSITIPKGCTLAFKAIQLAIRGGSWDLQHFSETPKRSIFYSDGFSRGKLGALEAEVKQNCEILSQSHDQSLTILKAIKAVMRDRNLFQELMQKMEAVLYETGSCELKTESPDLKDLLSSLENSPKHDLLSLAGAITYTLDALDELTEDQLLLLLESLEEKIVSQQLKLVESILEQDIAHRRGPFRLDVSLLSFTREKEEKLTTAMVEMSRVKLQKDGSATCMEKAFSAVAALYVSLYVLHHLSN from the exons ATGTTTAAGAAAGTCACCCAGGCTGTGGTGAATCAGCTGGATCCCAGGGGAGATCTGGTCCCAGTCCACAGCATCTTGGACCACGAACACTTCAGAACCTTCTGCCtagtgagaaggaaaaggaaatctgCATTCTGCCCATCCCCTGGCTACACACAGGCGTGGTACAGCCTCGAGGAcgtgctgctgccaggagaggaTGAGAAAAGCCCAG ggtccctcctctcccccagcccaggggctgaAGCCCTGAGCCAGTTCACAGTCAAACAAAGCATCACTGACAGCATCGATGGCAGCCTCAGCATCCACCTGGACAgcaccagtgctgagctgggaggagCTGTGTCCCTGTCCAGAGGGTTGGACATCAAGCTGGAGAAGAGCCACGTCCCCATGCAAATACTGGAGgccttgaaaaaagaaag AAAGCTGAACCAGAACCACTCCTTCATTCAacaactgcagaaaacaaagcagaatttgtATGTGGTTCATGAAGCCATAGCAGCCTCAGAGGAGACCAGCTATGAGGAGTCCACTGGGGCAGAGGGGAGCTTCATGGCCCAGCTTTATGCCAAGTTCTGTGCAAAG GGCAGCAGAAAGAACATCCAAAGCATAACCATCCCCAAGGGCTGCACCCTGGCCTTCAAGGCAATCCAGCTGGCCATAAGAGGTGGATCGTGGG ATCTGCAGCATTTCTCTGAAACACCAAAGAGATCCATATTCTACTCTGATG gtTTCTCACGAGGAAAATTAGGAGCACTGGAGGCAGAAGTTAAACAGAACTGTGAAATCCTCTCCCAGTCTCATGATCAGTCCCTCACAATCTTAAAAGCCATCAAAGCTGTGATGAGAGACAGGAACCTCTTTCAAGAACTGATGCAGAAA ATGGAAGCAGTTCTCTATGAAACTGGCAGCTGTgagctgaaaacagaaagccCAGACTTAAAAGACCTGTTGAGCAGCTTAGAGAATTCTCCAAAACATGATCTCCTCAGTCTGGCAGGAGCCATCACCTACACCCTGGATGCACTGGATG AGCTCACAGAGgatcagctgctgctcctgctggagtCCTTGGAAGAGAAGATTGTGTCCCAACAGCTGAAGCTG GTTGAGAGCATTTTGGAGCAGGACATAGCACACAGGAGGGGGCCTTTCAGACTGGATGTCAGCTTGCTCTCCTTCACAcgagagaaggaagaaaaattaaccaCTGCAATGGTGGAGATGAGCAGAGTGAAGCTGCAGAAAGATGGATCTGCCACCTGTATGGAGAAAGCTTTCTCAGCTGTAGCAGCCCTGTATGTGTCCCTGTATGTCCTCCATCACCTGAGTAACTGA